The following proteins are co-located in the Brachybacterium sacelli genome:
- a CDS encoding NAD(P)/FAD-dependent oxidoreductase, which produces MNTTFGGKPHVLILGGGSVGLTTASDLRKTLGSEVAITIVDPRPYMTYAPFLPEVGAGSIDPRNVLAPLRKVLAGTKVVTGSVSQIRSAENTVVVTTDEDVQLEISYDYLVVGLGSVPRLLPIPGLAENAIGFKQIEEAVAVRDRILANLAEAASTKDPKIRKRLLTFTFIGGGFAGGEAVSETEDMVRDALRYYPDLHASDIRFVLIDAAPFVFPELTEDQRAYVLNQLRERGVEVKLETFLNSAEDGVIKTSDGDEFESGLLVWNAGVKPNPVLGDEESSDLPVITERGPMMGKLDALADLRVNGTDGPFDNVFTGGDCAAVPDLASGEGKFCPPNAQHAVRQGKRVADNIARSVQGRPLVDYYHKNLGVMATLGMYKGVGRLNVADKELDIRGLPAWAMARAYHVYAMPTLGRKAAVIAGWATNLISRRDIIGIPQSSTPRAAFEYAANTGKKK; this is translated from the coding sequence ATGAACACCACTTTCGGCGGTAAGCCCCATGTCCTGATCCTCGGCGGCGGTTCCGTCGGTCTGACGACCGCGTCCGATCTGCGCAAGACCCTCGGCTCCGAGGTCGCCATCACCATCGTCGACCCGCGGCCGTACATGACCTACGCGCCCTTCCTCCCCGAGGTCGGCGCCGGCAGCATCGACCCCCGCAACGTCCTCGCCCCCCTGCGCAAGGTGCTCGCGGGCACCAAGGTCGTCACCGGCTCGGTGTCGCAGATCCGCAGCGCGGAGAACACCGTCGTGGTGACCACCGATGAGGACGTCCAGCTCGAGATCTCCTACGACTACCTGGTCGTCGGCCTCGGCTCCGTCCCGCGTCTGCTGCCCATCCCGGGCCTGGCGGAGAACGCCATCGGCTTCAAGCAGATCGAGGAGGCCGTGGCCGTGCGCGACCGCATCCTCGCGAACCTCGCCGAGGCCGCCTCCACCAAGGATCCGAAGATCCGCAAGCGCCTGCTCACCTTCACCTTCATCGGCGGTGGCTTCGCCGGCGGCGAGGCCGTCTCCGAGACCGAGGACATGGTCCGCGACGCGCTGCGCTACTACCCCGATCTGCACGCCTCGGACATCCGCTTCGTGCTCATCGACGCCGCGCCGTTCGTGTTCCCCGAGCTCACCGAGGACCAGCGTGCCTACGTGCTGAACCAGCTGCGTGAGCGCGGCGTCGAGGTCAAGCTCGAGACCTTCCTCAACTCCGCCGAGGACGGCGTCATCAAGACCAGCGACGGCGACGAGTTCGAGTCCGGCCTGCTGGTGTGGAACGCCGGTGTGAAGCCCAATCCGGTGCTCGGCGACGAGGAGTCCTCCGATCTCCCGGTGATCACCGAACGCGGCCCCATGATGGGCAAGCTCGACGCCCTGGCGGACCTCCGCGTCAACGGCACCGACGGCCCGTTCGACAACGTGTTCACCGGCGGCGACTGCGCCGCGGTGCCGGACCTCGCCTCGGGCGAGGGCAAGTTCTGCCCGCCCAACGCACAGCACGCCGTGCGTCAGGGCAAGCGCGTGGCCGACAACATCGCCCGCTCCGTGCAGGGCCGGCCGCTGGTGGACTACTACCACAAGAACCTCGGCGTCATGGCGACCCTGGGTATGTACAAGGGCGTCGGCCGCCTGAACGTGGCAGACAAGGAGCTCGACATCCGCGGGCTGCCGGCGTGGGCCATGGCCCGTGCCTACCACGTGTACGCGATGCCGACCCTCGGCCGGAAGGCCGCGGTGATCGCGGGCTGGGCGACGAACCTGATCTCCCGCCGCGACATCATCGGCATCCCGCAGTCCTCGACCCCGCGCGCCGCCTTCGAGTACGCCGCGAACACCGGCAAGAAGAAGTGA
- the nagB gene encoding glucosamine-6-phosphate deaminase: MEIHIVTDAVERAGVVADVFVRTLQESVGSGTVLGLATGSSPVPAYTELIRRHREEGLSFAGVRAFLLDEYVGLPPGHEQSYHRFIRENFTSHVDIDDSAVLSPDGSAADPAAEAAAYDRRITEAGGVDLQILGIGSNGHIAFNEPGSSLASRTRVVGLTRRTIADNARFFENSEDVPVRALSQGLGTIREARRIVLTATGEGKAEAVAQLAEGAISARWPATSLQLHPDVTVVVDEAAASRLELADYYRYARGLEHSGPVAPHS; encoded by the coding sequence ATGGAGATCCACATCGTGACGGACGCGGTCGAGCGGGCGGGGGTCGTCGCCGACGTCTTCGTGCGCACGCTGCAGGAGAGCGTCGGGAGCGGCACGGTCCTGGGGCTGGCCACCGGCTCCTCTCCGGTCCCGGCCTACACCGAGCTGATCCGCCGCCACCGCGAGGAGGGACTCTCCTTCGCGGGGGTTCGCGCCTTCCTGCTGGACGAGTACGTGGGCCTGCCGCCCGGGCACGAGCAGAGCTACCACCGCTTCATCCGTGAGAACTTCACCTCCCATGTCGACATCGACGACTCGGCGGTCCTGTCACCGGACGGTTCCGCCGCCGATCCTGCGGCGGAGGCCGCGGCCTACGACCGACGGATCACGGAGGCAGGTGGCGTGGATCTGCAGATCCTCGGCATCGGCTCCAACGGGCACATCGCCTTCAACGAGCCCGGCAGCTCGCTGGCCTCCCGCACCCGCGTCGTCGGTCTGACCCGGCGCACCATCGCGGACAACGCGCGCTTCTTCGAGAACTCCGAGGACGTCCCCGTCCGCGCCCTCAGCCAAGGGCTGGGCACGATCCGCGAAGCACGCCGCATCGTGCTGACGGCGACCGGGGAGGGCAAGGCCGAGGCCGTGGCGCAGCTCGCCGAGGGCGCGATCAGCGCGCGCTGGCCTGCCACCAGCCTCCAGCTGCACCCGGACGTCACCGTCGTGGTGGACGAGGCCGCCGCCTCCCGCCTCGAACTGGCCGACTACTACCGGTACGCCCGCGGCCTCGAGCACTCCGGTCCCGTCGCACCTCACAGCTGA
- a CDS encoding NCS2 family permease, with protein sequence MQKVDPSSSSPSPAVTAPPSGFDRFFRISERGSTLAREIRGGLVTFFSMCYIVVLNPLIIGTVPDSTGQYLGGGAEPNLPAVAAGTALVAGLLSIFMGAWAKFPLALATGLGLNAYIAYSVVPLPGMTWGGAMGLVLLEGVVILILVLTGFRRAVFNAVPPFLKTAIAVGIGLFIAFLGLFNAKFVTTAAGTPVQLGNDGSLTGWPTFVFVAGLLLMFVLWVRKVPGAILIAIVSATVLAIVIERFTHLGAFAAPDDTGAGGNPGGWAMNVPAITEFPVQTPDFATLFTVDPIGGITAAGGIGAIVIVFSLLLADFFDTMGTMVAVGSEADLVDDAGEIPYSQRILVVDSVAAIAGGAGGVSSNTSFVESTSGVAEGARTGLASVVVGIAFLLTTFLSPLVALVPYEAATPALVMVGFLMMTQVADLDFTDVEVALPAFLTIILMPFAYSITVGMGAGFLMYVLIRVVRGKAREVHWLMYVIAVLFVVYFLRGAFEGLLL encoded by the coding sequence ATGCAGAAGGTCGATCCCTCCTCCTCGTCCCCCTCCCCGGCGGTCACGGCACCGCCCAGCGGCTTCGACCGGTTCTTCCGGATCTCCGAGCGCGGTTCGACGCTGGCCCGCGAGATCCGCGGCGGCCTGGTCACGTTCTTCTCGATGTGCTACATCGTCGTCCTGAACCCGCTGATCATCGGGACCGTGCCGGATTCGACCGGGCAGTACCTCGGGGGAGGGGCGGAGCCCAACCTGCCGGCAGTCGCCGCCGGCACCGCGCTGGTCGCAGGGCTGCTGAGCATCTTCATGGGGGCATGGGCGAAGTTCCCACTGGCCCTGGCGACCGGACTCGGACTGAACGCGTACATCGCCTACTCGGTGGTCCCCCTGCCCGGGATGACCTGGGGCGGCGCGATGGGCCTGGTCCTGCTCGAGGGCGTGGTCATCCTGATCCTCGTCCTGACCGGCTTCCGCAGGGCGGTCTTCAACGCGGTCCCGCCCTTCCTCAAGACAGCGATCGCGGTCGGCATCGGCCTGTTCATCGCCTTTCTGGGCCTGTTCAACGCGAAGTTCGTGACCACTGCTGCCGGCACCCCCGTCCAGCTGGGCAACGACGGCTCGCTGACCGGCTGGCCGACGTTCGTGTTCGTCGCCGGGCTGCTGCTGATGTTCGTCCTGTGGGTGCGCAAGGTCCCCGGAGCCATCCTCATCGCGATCGTCTCGGCGACGGTGCTGGCTATCGTCATCGAACGCTTCACGCACCTCGGGGCCTTCGCCGCCCCCGATGACACCGGCGCCGGCGGGAATCCCGGGGGCTGGGCCATGAACGTCCCGGCGATCACGGAGTTCCCCGTCCAGACGCCGGACTTCGCGACCCTGTTCACCGTCGACCCGATCGGCGGGATCACGGCCGCCGGAGGCATCGGGGCGATCGTCATCGTCTTCTCGCTGCTGCTGGCCGACTTCTTCGACACCATGGGCACGATGGTCGCCGTCGGCTCCGAGGCAGACCTCGTCGACGACGCCGGGGAGATCCCGTACTCGCAGCGGATCCTCGTCGTGGACTCGGTCGCCGCGATCGCCGGCGGCGCCGGCGGCGTCTCCTCCAACACCAGCTTCGTCGAGTCCACCTCGGGTGTCGCCGAAGGGGCGCGCACGGGACTCGCCTCCGTCGTGGTCGGCATCGCGTTCCTGCTCACGACGTTCCTGTCCCCGCTGGTCGCGCTGGTGCCCTACGAAGCGGCCACCCCGGCCCTGGTGATGGTGGGCTTCTTGATGATGACGCAGGTCGCTGACCTGGACTTCACCGACGTCGAGGTCGCGCTGCCGGCCTTCCTCACCATCATCCTGATGCCCTTCGCCTACTCGATCACGGTCGGCATGGGCGCCGGCTTCCTCATGTACGTGCTGATCCGCGTGGTGCGCGGCAAGGCGCGCGAGGTGCACTGGCTCATGTACGTCATCGCAGTGCTCTTCGTCGTGTACTTCCTGCGCGGTGCCTTCGAGGGTCTGCTGCTGTGA
- a CDS encoding MarR family winged helix-turn-helix transcriptional regulator: protein MTPQGEDGPSVGVDGPGEGHDEVTELAGELRRLLLVSSRILRSHTASEDVSASQYSVLAYLQRSGESTPGALADFEHVSPPVMTRILGRLEEAGLVRRAAHPGDGRQVRVTLTEPGEQVVLQGRAERDAWLRSRLQAAGPEERETLREATALLRRTLIERRD, encoded by the coding sequence GTGACGCCGCAGGGCGAGGACGGGCCGTCCGTCGGGGTCGACGGACCCGGCGAGGGCCATGACGAGGTCACGGAGCTGGCGGGCGAGCTGCGCCGGCTGCTGCTCGTCTCTTCCCGCATCCTCCGCTCCCACACCGCGTCCGAGGACGTCTCCGCTTCCCAGTACTCGGTGCTCGCCTACCTCCAGCGCTCGGGGGAGTCGACCCCCGGGGCCCTCGCCGACTTTGAGCACGTCAGCCCCCCGGTCATGACGCGGATCCTGGGCCGGCTCGAGGAGGCCGGCCTGGTGCGGCGCGCCGCGCATCCCGGGGACGGGCGCCAGGTGCGGGTGACGCTCACGGAACCGGGGGAGCAGGTCGTGCTTCAGGGGCGCGCCGAGCGGGACGCGTGGCTGCGCAGTCGGCTCCAGGCGGCCGGGCCGGAGGAACGAGAGACCCTGCGCGAGGCGACCGCGCTGCTGCGTCGGACGCTCATCGAACGGCGCGACTGA
- the serC gene encoding phosphoserine transaminase, whose product MSDARTARAETIRGLSIPGELLPVDGRFGSGPSRIRAAQMDVLSSVSGSVLGTSHRQPPVKQLVARIRAGLRELFSLPEGYEVVLGNGGSTAFWDVAALGLIERRSQHLVLGEFSEKFATEVADAPHLDSPEILRAAPGGLPVPVAREDVDAYAWPHNETSTGVMAPVRRPEGSTEGQLVLVDATSAAGGVEVDVAQTDAYYFAPQKAFASDGGLWLALLSPAAIARAERLAADGDRWIPSFLSLTSAIDNSRKDQTLNTPAVATLVLLAEQIDWMLDQGGLAWADARTAATSGMLQDWAARREEITPFVTDPQARSQVVTTLDVDEAVDATAITAVLRAHGVLDIEPYRKLGRNQLRIATFPAVGEDDVAALLAVLDHVLDRSA is encoded by the coding sequence ATGTCCGATGCCCGTACCGCACGCGCCGAGACCATCCGCGGTCTGTCGATCCCCGGGGAGCTGCTCCCGGTGGACGGTCGATTCGGCTCCGGTCCCTCTCGCATCAGGGCCGCGCAGATGGACGTGCTCAGCTCCGTGTCCGGCTCGGTACTGGGCACCTCGCACCGCCAGCCGCCGGTCAAGCAGCTCGTCGCGCGCATCCGGGCCGGGCTGCGCGAACTGTTCTCCCTGCCCGAGGGGTACGAGGTCGTCCTGGGCAACGGCGGGTCGACGGCCTTCTGGGACGTCGCCGCTCTGGGTCTGATCGAACGTCGCTCGCAGCATCTGGTACTCGGGGAGTTCTCCGAGAAGTTCGCGACCGAGGTCGCCGATGCCCCGCACCTCGACTCACCGGAGATCCTGCGGGCCGCCCCCGGCGGCCTTCCCGTCCCGGTGGCTCGCGAGGACGTCGATGCCTACGCGTGGCCCCACAACGAGACCTCGACAGGCGTGATGGCCCCCGTCCGACGTCCCGAGGGGTCGACCGAGGGCCAACTGGTGCTCGTCGATGCCACCTCCGCCGCGGGCGGGGTGGAGGTCGACGTCGCCCAGACCGATGCGTACTACTTCGCGCCGCAGAAGGCCTTCGCCTCCGACGGCGGCCTCTGGCTCGCGCTGCTCTCCCCCGCCGCGATCGCGCGAGCCGAGCGCCTCGCGGCCGACGGGGACCGATGGATCCCCTCGTTCCTCTCGCTCACCAGCGCGATCGACAACTCCCGGAAGGACCAGACCCTCAACACCCCGGCGGTCGCGACCCTGGTGCTGCTGGCCGAACAGATCGACTGGATGCTCGACCAGGGCGGGCTCGCCTGGGCGGATGCTCGCACGGCCGCCACCAGCGGGATGCTCCAGGACTGGGCCGCCCGACGGGAGGAGATCACTCCCTTCGTGACGGACCCACAGGCTCGTTCCCAGGTCGTGACCACGCTGGATGTGGACGAGGCCGTCGACGCCACCGCGATCACCGCGGTGCTTCGCGCCCACGGGGTGCTCGACATCGAGCCCTACCGCAAGCTCGGCCGCAACCAGCTGCGGATCGCGACCTTCCCGGCCGTGGGCGAGGACGACGTCGCGGCCCTCCTGGCCGTGCTCGACCACGTCCTGGACCGCTCCGCCTGA
- a CDS encoding demethylmenaquinone methyltransferase — protein sequence MNRADLDKQPYDVAGMFDSIAGRYDLINDVAALGQVQMWRAAMVDALEIETDGTVLDLAAGTGTSSAAIARSGARVVAADFSLGMMAEGRRRGAPVPFIGADAQHLPFADDSFDAAVISFGLRNVHRPQDALAEMARVVRPGGRVVVCEFSTPTSLLFRTVYERYLLRALPAVARRLATSAEAYDYLAESILEWPDQEELRRWFLAAGLTRARYRNLTGGIVALHRGVVPHT from the coding sequence ATGAACCGTGCCGATCTCGACAAGCAGCCGTACGACGTCGCGGGGATGTTCGACAGCATCGCCGGACGATACGACCTCATCAACGACGTCGCCGCCCTGGGACAGGTCCAGATGTGGCGCGCGGCCATGGTCGACGCGCTCGAGATCGAGACCGACGGTACGGTCCTGGACCTCGCGGCGGGCACCGGCACGTCCTCCGCGGCGATCGCACGGAGCGGCGCGCGGGTGGTCGCCGCCGATTTCTCCCTGGGGATGATGGCAGAGGGCCGGCGTCGCGGAGCGCCGGTCCCCTTCATCGGGGCCGACGCGCAGCACCTCCCCTTCGCCGACGACTCCTTCGACGCCGCCGTGATCTCCTTCGGGCTGCGCAACGTGCACAGGCCGCAGGACGCCCTGGCCGAGATGGCGCGCGTGGTGAGACCGGGAGGTCGCGTGGTCGTCTGCGAGTTCTCCACTCCCACCTCTCTGCTGTTCCGCACGGTCTACGAGAGGTATCTGCTGCGAGCCCTGCCGGCGGTGGCGCGCCGGCTCGCCACGAGTGCCGAGGCCTACGACTACCTGGCCGAGTCGATTCTCGAATGGCCGGATCAGGAAGAGCTGCGCCGATGGTTCCTCGCGGCCGGCCTCACCCGAGCGCGGTACCGGAACCTGACCGGGGGGATCGTCGCGCTCCATCGCGGCGTCGTGCCTCACACCTGA